From Ignatzschineria sp. RMDPL8A, a single genomic window includes:
- a CDS encoding GDSL-type esterase/lipase family protein, with the protein MQNNGGMRRELIKGILIMGMGLLVSCGAPNKTYNKLPLDAIILAFGDSITYGYNAPREASYPAILSDLSGMEVINRGISGEKAFEGRIRLQNELETYRPELVLIELGGNDFLARRSENLVKEDLRAMIGEVKAHGAIPVLIAVPEFSMTAVVLGMPSDASLYRELAKEEEILLISNAIGDVLKHESLRSDQIHPNSAGYYQLAESVYEALKKAGLL; encoded by the coding sequence ATGCAAAATAATGGGGGCATGAGACGAGAGTTGATTAAGGGGATATTGATTATGGGAATGGGATTACTTGTGAGCTGTGGGGCGCCGAACAAAACCTATAATAAACTCCCCCTTGATGCGATTATTTTAGCCTTTGGCGATAGCATTACTTATGGCTATAACGCTCCGCGCGAGGCAAGTTACCCCGCGATTTTAAGCGATCTTTCTGGTATGGAGGTGATTAATCGTGGCATCAGTGGCGAAAAGGCTTTTGAGGGGCGGATTCGCTTGCAAAATGAGCTTGAAACCTATCGGCCCGAGCTTGTCTTAATTGAGCTTGGCGGCAATGACTTTTTGGCTCGCCGTTCAGAAAATCTGGTAAAAGAGGATCTCCGCGCGATGATTGGTGAGGTTAAAGCCCATGGCGCGATTCCGGTTTTAATTGCGGTGCCTGAATTTTCGATGACGGCGGTAGTCCTCGGGATGCCAAGCGATGCCTCGCTCTATCGGGAGCTTGCAAAAGAGGAAGAGATTTTACTGATTTCAAACGCCATTGGTGATGTATTAAAACATGAGTCGCTGCGCTCGGATCAAATTCACCCCAATAGCGCAGGCTATTATCAGCTGGCGGAATCGGTCTATGAGGCATTAAAAAAGGCAGGGTTATTGTAA
- the ribD gene encoding bifunctional diaminohydroxyphosphoribosylaminopyrimidine deaminase/5-amino-6-(5-phosphoribosylamino)uracil reductase RibD translates to MSENRWTAEDERFMALALTLAEKGYGNVSPNPYVGAILVQEGRIIGEGYHQKAGDAHAEVNAIRAAKKHASAAEIQGSTLYVTLEPCCHVGKTGACTEAIVKAGITRVVSAMGDPNPKVGGQGHAYLRVQGIDVSTGLLEPRARHINRHFIHHQLTKRPFITLKAALSLDGKLATKTGDSQWITCPKAREKTHHIRGLHDAILIGKGTLIADNPSLTVRYGYEGFGKAPLRVVLIQDFTGVSEDLILFNDITADESTQLKTLVITTESATKQAGKLIETLTNKGVEIVAVDGATTSIESVFNTLTERGIMSVMLEGGAGIYDAFLNAGYVDELALFYGPRLIGDRDAYELWATSDTTALECAPILTIFETERVGESLYVGAFFKGDA, encoded by the coding sequence ATGAGTGAAAATCGTTGGACAGCAGAAGATGAACGCTTTATGGCGCTTGCCTTAACGCTTGCGGAAAAAGGATATGGCAATGTATCGCCAAATCCTTATGTAGGTGCTATTTTAGTACAAGAGGGGCGGATTATCGGCGAGGGGTATCATCAAAAAGCAGGTGATGCCCATGCGGAAGTCAATGCCATTCGTGCGGCAAAAAAACATGCATCCGCGGCTGAGATTCAAGGCTCGACCCTCTATGTCACGCTTGAACCCTGTTGTCATGTCGGGAAAACCGGCGCGTGTACCGAAGCTATTGTCAAAGCAGGAATCACCCGCGTTGTTAGCGCAATGGGAGACCCTAATCCTAAAGTTGGCGGACAAGGTCATGCATATTTAAGAGTGCAAGGGATTGACGTTTCGACGGGATTACTTGAGCCGCGTGCCCGCCACATCAATCGTCATTTTATTCATCATCAATTGACCAAACGCCCTTTTATTACTCTGAAAGCAGCGCTTAGTTTAGATGGAAAACTCGCCACAAAAACTGGGGATTCACAGTGGATCACTTGTCCAAAAGCGCGGGAGAAAACCCACCACATTCGCGGGCTTCACGATGCCATTTTAATTGGAAAAGGAACGCTCATTGCCGATAATCCGAGCTTAACGGTGCGTTATGGCTATGAAGGCTTTGGGAAAGCGCCTCTACGCGTGGTCTTAATCCAAGATTTTACCGGCGTTAGCGAGGATCTGATCCTCTTTAATGATATTACGGCTGACGAAAGCACACAGCTTAAAACCCTCGTAATTACGACAGAATCCGCGACCAAACAGGCCGGAAAACTGATTGAGACGCTTACAAATAAAGGCGTTGAGATCGTTGCGGTAGATGGGGCGACTACTTCCATCGAATCGGTGTTTAATACGCTTACTGAGCGAGGGATTATGAGCGTGATGCTGGAAGGCGGTGCGGGGATTTATGATGCCTTTTTAAATGCAGGCTATGTCGATGAGCTCGCACTTTTTTACGGCCCGCGCCTCATTGGCGATCGCGATGCGTACGAGCTTTGGGCAACGAGTGATACGACAGCGCTTGAGTGTGCCCCCATTTTAACGATTTTTGAGACAGAACGCGTAGGGGAATCGCTCTACGTCGGTGCCTTTTTTAAGGGAGATGCATAG
- a CDS encoding riboflavin synthase — protein MFTGIIEELGEIRSIEHKKDLTVITIGAKTVLEGTKLGDSIAVNGTCLTATKLGSDYFEADVMPETLKKTELGTYHKGLKVNLERALAVGDRLGGHLVSGHIDGGAVLTKVMPLTEVHELTFKLDNPHEGLIIPKGSIAIDGISLTIMGVTKDTFTVGIIPHTFSVTNLGSKKIGDRVNIEFDMYGKYVRAQHEAKETLTRETLSNWGY, from the coding sequence ATGTTTACCGGAATTATTGAAGAACTCGGTGAGATTCGCTCGATCGAGCATAAAAAAGATCTTACCGTGATTACCATCGGCGCGAAAACGGTGCTAGAAGGGACAAAACTTGGCGATAGTATCGCTGTGAACGGAACCTGTCTGACGGCAACAAAGCTTGGGAGCGATTATTTCGAGGCCGATGTGATGCCGGAGACGCTCAAAAAAACGGAGCTCGGTACATATCATAAAGGCTTAAAGGTCAATCTTGAACGCGCGCTTGCGGTGGGTGATCGTTTAGGCGGGCATCTGGTGAGCGGGCATATCGATGGAGGCGCGGTGCTAACAAAAGTAATGCCGCTGACAGAGGTGCATGAACTCACTTTTAAGCTCGATAATCCTCATGAGGGACTGATTATTCCGAAAGGCTCGATCGCGATTGATGGCATTAGCCTAACGATTATGGGCGTTACGAAAGATACATTCACCGTTGGCATCATTCCGCACACCTTTAGCGTCACCAATTTGGGCAGCAAAAAGATCGGCGATCGCGTCAATATTGAATTTGATATGTATGGAAAATATGTACGTGCGCAACACGAAGCAAAAGAGACATTAACACGGGAAACCTTGAGCAATTGGGGTTATTAA
- the ribB gene encoding 3,4-dihydroxy-2-butanone-4-phosphate synthase, with amino-acid sequence MNQQSIQKVQAAIRAIKQGKMVIIMDDKSRENEGDLVMAAEKATVETTNFMIKMARGLVCVPMSRERADQLELKPMVINNEDPYKTAFTVSVDHKSLHTGISAIERCVTINELANDEATGDDFNKPGHIFPLIAKDGGVLERRGHTEASVDIVKLAGLKPVAMICEILKDDGDMAREPDLIEFAEKHDLLLLTIADIVAYREFILTPESDAKLPTEFGDFRIFSFQNKLGGEPHVALVKEGSDFNQPATIRIHSECLTGDIFHSIKCDCRRQLEFGLNEIAQAENGILIYLRQEGRGIGLVEKIKAYALQDSGLDTIDANVKLGHEVDSRSYEEAVSMLNYFNVSNVKLITNNPEKVAALKAGGINVLEQVATPRFETDENRGYLTVKADRMGHQFDKIAQ; translated from the coding sequence ATGAATCAACAATCTATTCAAAAAGTACAAGCGGCCATTCGTGCGATTAAACAGGGCAAAATGGTCATCATTATGGATGATAAATCCCGTGAAAATGAAGGGGATTTAGTGATGGCGGCGGAAAAAGCCACCGTTGAAACCACCAACTTTATGATTAAAATGGCGCGGGGACTTGTCTGTGTGCCGATGTCGCGGGAGCGTGCCGATCAGCTTGAGTTAAAGCCGATGGTGATCAATAACGAAGATCCGTATAAAACGGCGTTTACCGTTTCGGTGGATCATAAATCGCTCCATACCGGAATCTCGGCGATTGAGCGCTGCGTCACCATTAATGAGCTCGCAAATGATGAGGCGACGGGCGATGATTTTAATAAACCAGGCCACATTTTCCCGCTGATTGCGAAAGATGGCGGAGTGCTTGAGCGCCGCGGACATACTGAAGCGTCGGTGGATATTGTGAAACTTGCCGGATTAAAACCGGTTGCGATGATCTGTGAGATTTTAAAAGATGATGGCGATATGGCGCGTGAGCCGGATCTCATCGAATTTGCCGAAAAGCACGATCTACTCCTATTAACAATTGCAGACATTGTGGCTTATCGTGAATTTATCTTAACGCCAGAAAGTGATGCAAAACTTCCCACAGAATTTGGCGATTTCCGTATCTTTAGCTTCCAAAATAAACTTGGCGGTGAGCCCCATGTTGCGCTCGTTAAAGAGGGATCAGATTTCAATCAACCGGCGACGATTCGGATTCACTCAGAATGTTTAACGGGGGATATTTTCCACTCGATTAAATGCGATTGCCGCCGTCAGCTTGAGTTTGGGCTCAATGAGATTGCCCAAGCTGAAAACGGAATCTTAATCTATCTGCGTCAAGAAGGGCGCGGGATTGGCTTGGTGGAAAAAATTAAAGCCTACGCGCTCCAAGATAGTGGTTTAGATACCATTGACGCGAATGTGAAGCTCGGGCATGAGGTGGATTCGCGCAGTTATGAGGAAGCGGTGAGTATGCTCAACTATTTTAATGTGAGCAATGTCAAACTTATTACAAATAACCCTGAAAAGGTTGCGGCGCTGAAAGCGGGGGGCATTAATGTGCTCGAACAAGTGGCGACGCCGCGCTTTGAGACGGATGAAAATCGGGGTTACCTAACGGTGAAAGCGGATCGCATGGGGCATCAGTTCGATAAGATTGCTCAATAA
- the ribE gene encoding 6,7-dimethyl-8-ribityllumazine synthase translates to MKIIEGQLNIQDKKIAIVAGRFNSLITKQLIEGAKDALCRSGLKEENITLAWVPGAYEIPLIAKKFAQKADIDAVICLGAVIRGATAHFDFVAGEAAKGIGQIGIDAGKPVMFGVLTTDTIEQALERAGTKAGNTGYNVAVGAVEMISLLEQID, encoded by the coding sequence ATGAAAATCATTGAAGGTCAGCTCAATATTCAAGACAAAAAAATTGCGATTGTGGCAGGGCGTTTTAATAGCCTCATTACCAAGCAACTTATTGAAGGGGCGAAAGATGCGCTCTGCCGTAGCGGTCTTAAAGAGGAAAATATTACCCTTGCGTGGGTACCGGGCGCTTATGAGATTCCGCTGATTGCGAAAAAATTCGCGCAAAAGGCTGATATTGACGCAGTTATCTGCCTAGGGGCTGTGATTCGCGGGGCAACGGCTCACTTTGATTTTGTTGCTGGCGAGGCGGCGAAAGGAATCGGTCAAATTGGGATCGATGCGGGGAAACCAGTCATGTTTGGAGTTTTGACCACAGACACCATTGAACAGGCCCTTGAAAGAGCCGGTACGAAGGCGGGAAATACGGGCTACAATGTTGCCGTGGGTGCTGTAGAAATGATCAGTTTACTCGAGCAGATAGATTAA
- the acnA gene encoding aconitate hydratase AcnA, translating to MSKVNSLNTLSTLDVNGKTYHYHSLKKAGEALGDLSSLPKSMKVLLENLLRYEDNKTVTLDDIKAIGEWLKNRTSKHEIQYRPARVLMQDFTGVPAVVDLAAMRDAMAKAGGDPKKVNPLAPVDLVIDHSVMIDSFGTQSSFQTNVEKEMERNGERYEFLKWGQGAFDNFRVVPPGMGICHQVNLEYLSQVAWVSEKDGKSWIMPDTAVGTDSHTPMVNGLSVLAWGVGGIEAEAAILGQPISMLIPEVVGFKLEGKLREGVTATDLVLTIVQMLRKHGVVGKFVEYYGSGLSELPLADRATISNMAPEYGATVGFFPVDEVTLNYMRLTGRDEEVIARTEAYAKEQGLWYNDGDEPVFTATLELDLSTVVPSLAGPKRPQDRVVLSDLQKAFDGFAEGQGDDLSLSKEITIDGETVTLDQGDVVFAAITSCTNTSNPSVMMAAGLVAEKAAKLGIKRKPWVKTSLAPGSRVVSEYLDAAGLTESLNEVGFNLTGYGCTACIGNSGPLIPEVAAAIDEKDFTVSSVLSGNRNFEGRIHAQIKANWLASPPLVVAFAIAGTTRIDLANDPIAKDKDGNDVFLKDIWPSNQEIADAVAKVDGTMFRKGYAGVFDGDESWQAINVSASETYAWNEKSTYVQHPPYFENIDKPIAALSSIENANVLAYFGDSITTDHISPAGAIMADSPAGRYLQERGVEPKDFNSYGSRRGNHEVMMRGTFANIRIRNKMLSGVEGGYTKHIPTGETLPIYDAAMRYKEAGTPTIILAGKEYGSGSSRDWAAKGPNLQGVKAVIAESYERIHRSNLIGMGILALQYKNGDNAESLGLNGEETFSIEFDDNIKPGQDINVTAKKADGTEVKFTVLCRIDTLNEVDYFKAGGILHYVLRQMIADN from the coding sequence TTGAGTAAAGTCAATAGTCTTAACACACTCTCCACACTTGATGTGAATGGTAAAACGTACCATTATCACTCGCTTAAAAAAGCTGGAGAAGCCTTAGGTGATCTTTCATCACTTCCAAAATCGATGAAAGTTCTTTTAGAAAACTTATTACGCTACGAAGATAATAAAACCGTAACGTTAGACGATATTAAAGCGATTGGTGAGTGGCTTAAAAACCGTACATCAAAACACGAAATTCAATATCGCCCAGCGCGCGTTTTAATGCAAGACTTCACAGGGGTTCCTGCGGTAGTTGACTTAGCAGCAATGCGTGATGCAATGGCGAAAGCGGGCGGTGACCCGAAAAAGGTTAATCCTTTAGCGCCGGTTGATTTAGTCATTGACCACTCGGTAATGATCGACTCATTCGGTACCCAAAGCTCTTTCCAAACCAACGTTGAAAAAGAGATGGAACGTAACGGTGAGCGTTATGAGTTCTTAAAGTGGGGTCAAGGCGCGTTTGATAACTTCCGCGTTGTGCCTCCTGGAATGGGTATCTGTCACCAGGTTAACTTAGAGTATCTCTCACAAGTGGCTTGGGTATCTGAAAAAGACGGAAAATCATGGATCATGCCTGATACGGCTGTGGGAACTGACTCACATACACCAATGGTTAATGGTCTTTCAGTTTTAGCATGGGGTGTGGGCGGTATCGAAGCAGAAGCGGCGATTCTTGGTCAACCAATCTCAATGTTAATTCCTGAAGTGGTGGGCTTTAAACTTGAAGGTAAACTTCGTGAAGGCGTAACCGCGACTGACTTAGTATTAACGATCGTACAAATGCTCCGTAAACACGGTGTGGTGGGTAAATTCGTTGAGTACTACGGTAGCGGTTTATCAGAGCTTCCACTTGCAGACCGTGCAACGATCTCAAACATGGCGCCTGAATATGGTGCAACCGTTGGTTTCTTCCCCGTTGACGAAGTAACGCTTAACTATATGCGTCTAACCGGTCGTGACGAAGAAGTAATCGCGCGTACTGAAGCGTATGCAAAAGAGCAAGGCTTATGGTACAACGACGGTGATGAGCCTGTGTTCACTGCAACACTTGAGCTTGATTTAAGCACCGTAGTTCCAAGCTTAGCCGGTCCTAAACGTCCGCAAGACCGCGTTGTATTAAGCGATCTTCAAAAAGCGTTTGACGGATTTGCAGAAGGCCAAGGCGATGATCTTTCTCTTTCAAAAGAGATCACCATCGACGGCGAAACGGTAACCTTAGATCAAGGTGACGTAGTATTTGCGGCAATTACCTCATGTACAAACACTTCAAACCCAAGCGTTATGATGGCAGCGGGTTTAGTGGCTGAAAAAGCGGCGAAACTTGGTATCAAACGTAAACCATGGGTGAAAACATCGCTTGCTCCTGGTTCACGCGTTGTAAGTGAATACTTAGATGCAGCAGGATTAACAGAATCACTTAACGAAGTGGGCTTTAACTTAACCGGTTATGGTTGTACGGCGTGTATCGGTAACTCAGGTCCTCTAATTCCTGAAGTTGCTGCAGCGATTGACGAGAAAGACTTCACGGTATCATCGGTACTTTCCGGTAACCGTAACTTTGAAGGTCGTATCCACGCACAAATCAAAGCAAACTGGTTAGCGTCGCCTCCGTTAGTTGTGGCATTTGCAATCGCGGGTACAACCCGTATCGATCTTGCAAACGATCCAATTGCTAAAGATAAAGATGGTAATGATGTATTCTTAAAAGATATCTGGCCATCAAACCAAGAGATCGCGGATGCAGTAGCAAAAGTTGACGGTACAATGTTCCGTAAAGGCTACGCAGGCGTATTTGATGGGGATGAATCATGGCAAGCGATCAATGTTAGCGCAAGCGAAACCTACGCATGGAATGAGAAATCAACCTACGTTCAACATCCTCCATATTTCGAGAATATTGATAAGCCAATCGCGGCATTATCATCGATCGAAAATGCGAATGTGTTAGCGTACTTCGGCGATTCAATCACAACGGACCACATCTCACCAGCCGGTGCGATTATGGCGGATTCTCCTGCAGGTCGTTACTTGCAAGAGCGTGGAGTTGAGCCAAAAGACTTCAACTCATACGGTTCACGTCGTGGTAACCATGAAGTGATGATGCGCGGTACGTTTGCTAACATCCGTATTCGTAACAAAATGCTTTCAGGCGTTGAAGGCGGTTACACGAAACACATTCCAACCGGTGAAACTCTTCCAATTTATGATGCAGCAATGCGTTATAAAGAAGCAGGTACACCAACGATTATCCTAGCGGGTAAAGAGTACGGAAGTGGTTCAAGCCGTGACTGGGCTGCAAAAGGTCCAAATCTTCAAGGCGTTAAAGCAGTTATCGCTGAGAGCTATGAGCGTATCCACCGTTCGAACTTAATCGGAATGGGTATTCTCGCGCTTCAATACAAAAATGGCGACAACGCTGAGAGTTTAGGCTTAAACGGCGAAGAGACCTTCTCGATCGAATTTGATGACAACATCAAACCTGGTCAAGATATCAACGTAACTGCGAAAAAAGCAGACGGCACCGAAGTGAAATTCACCGTTCTTTGCCGTATCGATACCCTTAACGAAGTAGATTACTTCAAAGCGGGCGGTATCTTACATTACGTATTACGCCAAATGATTGCAGATAACTAA
- a CDS encoding multidrug efflux SMR transporter, producing the protein MLMGWLYVFLATIAEMVGVYGLSLYSERRTLRNFLIYYGGIAGSFGLVYLSFNYLSMSIAYTVFTGVGTAGAVILNIVLFGESKNLMRILSLCIIIAGVVGLKVVEPHDTLVENEAIATELATEIKATKQ; encoded by the coding sequence ATGTTAATGGGTTGGCTCTACGTTTTTTTAGCGACCATCGCTGAGATGGTGGGCGTATACGGATTAAGCCTCTATAGCGAGCGCCGTACGCTGCGCAACTTTCTAATTTACTACGGCGGGATTGCCGGCTCATTTGGGCTCGTCTATCTCTCCTTTAATTACCTGAGCATGAGTATCGCCTATACGGTATTTACCGGCGTTGGTACGGCGGGCGCGGTCATTTTGAACATCGTCCTTTTTGGTGAATCTAAAAACTTGATGCGCATTTTAAGCCTCTGCATTATCATTGCTGGCGTTGTCGGACTTAAAGTGGTCGAACCGCACGACACTCTGGTTGAAAATGAGGCGATTGCTACAGAACTGGCGACCGAAATCAAGGCGACTAAGCAGTAA
- a CDS encoding SMR family transporter has protein sequence MNKAWLYVILTSVCELVWLYGFKAASAWWHWIFIVLFIICDLQFLAKACEGLPTGTVYAIFAGTGTVGTILMDYFFFDAAISSTMLLFMGLILVGVVGLNLSDVNTKLDDADLEV, from the coding sequence ATGAACAAGGCATGGCTGTACGTCATTTTGACGAGTGTATGCGAATTAGTATGGCTTTATGGATTTAAAGCGGCTTCCGCGTGGTGGCACTGGATTTTTATCGTGCTCTTTATCATCTGCGATCTACAATTTTTAGCCAAAGCGTGTGAAGGACTCCCGACGGGAACCGTCTACGCAATCTTTGCCGGAACTGGCACCGTTGGCACCATCTTAATGGATTATTTCTTCTTTGATGCGGCGATCTCTTCGACCATGCTCCTCTTTATGGGGCTGATTTTAGTCGGCGTTGTCGGGCTCAATTTATCGGACGTTAATACCAAACTTGACGATGCCGATCTGGAGGTATAA
- a CDS encoding c-type cytochrome: protein MKRVAITALALLPLATMVANGFEKAVDKQKGATGIEGETYEWTLPEAMQPSGYIDESKMPEGSRYSEMVILGNKIINETTRYIGPQAEDEAMRYAGSNLSCGSCHAYGGTRQYQSAYVGVYSRFPQFRGRGDSISTLEDRINGCMQRSLNGKPLPNNSVEMKAMVTYMQWLSQGIPVGAKVEGQGLVDIPYLDRAADPEHGEEVYMENCVACHQQDGSGIVNPVADTFGGAYYIYPPLWGDDSYNDGAGMYRLMKAAAYIYHNMPQDKPGTLSIEEAYDVASYINSKPRPKKAGMENDFPDRRIKPVDSPFAPFGDEFSEEEHRLGPFEQMIK, encoded by the coding sequence ATGAAAAGAGTCGCAATTACTGCATTGGCACTCCTTCCGCTTGCGACAATGGTTGCAAATGGATTTGAGAAAGCCGTGGATAAACAGAAAGGGGCAACGGGCATTGAAGGGGAAACCTATGAGTGGACACTCCCTGAAGCGATGCAACCGAGCGGGTATATTGATGAATCTAAAATGCCAGAAGGGTCGCGCTATAGCGAAATGGTGATTTTAGGGAACAAAATTATCAATGAAACGACGCGTTATATCGGCCCACAAGCAGAAGATGAAGCGATGCGTTATGCCGGGAGCAATCTCTCGTGCGGGAGCTGTCACGCGTATGGCGGAACTCGTCAATATCAATCGGCGTATGTCGGAGTCTATTCACGCTTCCCACAATTTCGTGGACGTGGTGATTCCATCAGCACGCTTGAAGATCGTATCAATGGCTGTATGCAGCGCAGTTTAAATGGTAAACCCTTGCCAAATAACTCCGTTGAGATGAAAGCGATGGTCACTTATATGCAGTGGCTCTCTCAAGGGATTCCTGTTGGCGCGAAAGTGGAAGGTCAGGGCTTAGTGGACATTCCTTATTTAGACCGTGCGGCCGATCCTGAGCATGGTGAAGAGGTTTATATGGAAAACTGTGTGGCCTGTCACCAACAAGATGGTTCGGGAATTGTAAACCCCGTTGCGGATACCTTCGGCGGCGCTTACTATATCTATCCACCGCTTTGGGGTGATGATAGCTATAACGATGGGGCGGGTATGTATCGCTTGATGAAAGCGGCGGCCTATATCTATCACAATATGCCACAAGATAAACCAGGCACACTTTCCATTGAAGAAGCGTATGATGTAGCCTCATATATCAATAGCAAACCCCGTCCGAAAAAAGCGGGCATGGAAAATGACTTCCCCGATCGTCGTATCAAGCCGGTAGACTCACCCTTTGCACCTTTTGGCGATGAGTTCTCTGAAGAAGAGCACCGCTTAGGGCCGTTTGAACAGATGATTAAATAG
- a CDS encoding linear amide C-N hydrolase has protein sequence MVRFSIKKIQKILPTLLLAGGLSFSIADACTRIVFHGDNERIMTARSMDWKVDVGTNLWILPRGIDRTGAANSKSIHWKAKYGSVIASGYDIATTDGVNEAGLAANLLWLAESEYPDPHDVDKPTLSLSLWAQYMLDNFATVQEAVNALEAEPFIVISDQVPGDTRLAALHLSLSDKYGDSAIVEYIDGKQVIHHNKAYQVMTNSPAYEKQLALNDYWKQIGGTVMLPGSNRAADRFVRASFYINSIPKDGDERSSLASVFSVIRNVSVPFGLNTEAEPNISSTRWRTVIDHKARRYFFESAVSPNLFWVDLNKVDFSGAEENVKKLDLGPDQSHIFGGEVSGKFEYHPPFQFLPVRHLEN, from the coding sequence ATGGTGCGTTTTTCGATTAAAAAGATTCAAAAAATCCTTCCCACACTGCTGCTTGCAGGCGGACTTTCTTTTAGCATTGCCGATGCCTGTACGCGCATTGTCTTTCATGGCGATAATGAACGGATTATGACGGCACGGTCGATGGATTGGAAAGTCGATGTCGGCACCAATTTATGGATTCTCCCCCGCGGAATTGATCGAACCGGAGCGGCGAATTCAAAGTCGATCCACTGGAAGGCAAAATATGGCAGCGTGATTGCCTCCGGCTATGATATTGCTACTACCGATGGGGTGAATGAAGCGGGACTAGCGGCGAATCTTCTTTGGTTAGCGGAATCGGAATATCCCGATCCTCACGATGTGGACAAACCCACCTTATCGCTCTCACTTTGGGCGCAATATATGCTCGATAATTTTGCCACCGTTCAAGAGGCGGTCAATGCGCTTGAGGCAGAGCCGTTTATTGTCATTAGCGATCAAGTCCCGGGCGATACTCGTTTAGCGGCGCTTCATCTCTCGCTCTCGGATAAATATGGCGATAGCGCGATTGTGGAATATATTGATGGAAAACAGGTGATTCATCACAATAAAGCTTATCAAGTGATGACCAATTCGCCGGCCTATGAAAAGCAACTTGCTCTTAATGATTATTGGAAACAGATTGGCGGCACGGTGATGCTTCCGGGCAGTAATCGCGCGGCGGATCGATTTGTGCGCGCCTCATTTTATATCAACTCAATCCCTAAAGATGGCGATGAACGTAGCTCTCTTGCGAGTGTCTTTAGTGTTATACGCAATGTCTCCGTTCCCTTTGGATTAAACACCGAAGCAGAACCGAATATCTCTTCAACCCGCTGGCGCACTGTGATCGATCATAAAGCTCGCCGGTATTTCTTCGAATCTGCCGTATCCCCGAATCTCTTCTGGGTCGATCTCAACAAAGTTGATTTTAGTGGCGCGGAGGAGAATGTAAAAAAACTCGATCTCGGGCCCGATCAATCCCATATCTTTGGCGGTGAAGTCTCCGGAAAATTTGAATATCATCCCCCTTTTCAATTTCTCCCAGTACGTCATTTAGAGAATTAA
- a CDS encoding protoglobin domain-containing protein yields MTQEENRTFMEDLLILRRINGFSEHDLDRLNQIAPLITPKLAELTDQFYCQLERSPHTAPYLEGRVQLLKKTHLEWLTSLFTTRLEEDYLAAQWAIGRVHAKLYIAPIFVASSMSYLRSEFPKLLDSEILSEINHSKDELISSVLKMLDIVHFVIDQSYYDRLREVTGISKALLHRLMK; encoded by the coding sequence ATGACTCAAGAGGAAAATCGGACCTTCATGGAAGATCTATTAATACTTCGTAGAATCAATGGGTTTAGTGAGCATGATCTTGATCGTTTAAATCAGATCGCGCCACTCATTACCCCAAAACTTGCTGAATTGACCGATCAATTTTATTGTCAATTAGAACGCAGTCCCCACACAGCCCCTTATTTAGAAGGACGTGTGCAGCTCTTAAAAAAGACCCATCTTGAGTGGCTCACATCACTCTTTACGACGCGCCTAGAGGAGGATTATTTGGCTGCGCAATGGGCAATTGGGCGCGTGCATGCGAAGTTGTATATTGCGCCGATTTTTGTGGCATCGAGTATGAGTTATCTGCGCTCTGAGTTTCCCAAGCTCTTAGATAGTGAGATTCTTAGTGAAATAAATCATAGCAAAGATGAGCTCATTAGTTCGGTACTCAAAATGCTCGATATTGTCCATTTTGTCATCGATCAAAGCTATTACGATCGGCTGCGCGAGGTGACCGGTATCTCTAAAGCATTGCTCCATCGCCTGATGAAATAA